The proteins below are encoded in one region of Alistipes communis:
- a CDS encoding phosphatidylserine decarboxylase family protein: MKINKEGYKIIGITGLICLLLGTGIYRLLSSHDNGTLVWVLVVLMLLFWFFIVAFFREPRRVKIHDADLVFSPCDGRVVVTEPVHESEYLDREMMQISIFMSITNVHMNWLPVGGVVEYFKYHPGRFLVAWHPKSSTENERTTTVVRLDDGRHVLFRQIAGLIARRIVSYMKVGERVKQNDVCGFIKFGSRIDVLLPKDSEVLVEIGDPVVGSQTPIARLKPQTK, translated from the coding sequence ATGAAAATCAATAAGGAAGGTTACAAAATCATCGGTATCACCGGCCTGATCTGTCTGCTGCTCGGTACGGGGATCTATCGCCTGCTGAGCAGCCACGACAACGGTACGCTCGTGTGGGTGCTGGTCGTACTGATGCTGCTTTTCTGGTTTTTCATCGTGGCGTTCTTCCGCGAGCCGCGCCGCGTGAAAATACATGACGCCGATCTGGTCTTCTCCCCCTGCGACGGCCGTGTGGTCGTGACCGAACCGGTACACGAGAGCGAGTATCTCGATCGGGAGATGATGCAGATATCGATCTTCATGTCGATCACCAACGTCCACATGAACTGGCTTCCGGTGGGCGGCGTGGTCGAGTATTTCAAGTATCATCCGGGCCGGTTCCTCGTGGCGTGGCACCCCAAGTCCTCGACCGAGAATGAGCGGACGACGACCGTCGTGCGCCTGGACGACGGCCGTCACGTGCTGTTCCGTCAGATCGCCGGACTCATCGCACGGCGTATCGTCTCCTACATGAAGGTCGGCGAGCGGGTCAAGCAGAACGACGTGTGCGGGTTCATCAAGTTCGGTTCGCGCATCGACGTTCTGCTGCCCAAAGACAGCGAAGTGTTGGTCGAGATCGGCGATCCCGTCGTCGGCTCGCAGACGCCGATCGCGCGGCTGAAACCGCAGACGAAATAG
- a CDS encoding riboflavin kinase, whose amino-acid sequence MIIEGIVVHGNSLGGRMGFPTANIEADAALDARDGVYASRVEVDGRMYDAMSNLGYKPTVDGRRRLLETNIFGFEGDLYGRRLRVELLRFIRPERRFGSVEELFRQIGDDRREVCGGGGEPLDPQ is encoded by the coding sequence ATGATAATCGAAGGGATCGTCGTCCACGGGAACAGTCTCGGAGGCCGCATGGGCTTCCCTACGGCCAATATCGAGGCGGACGCGGCGCTGGATGCGCGCGACGGAGTCTATGCCTCGCGCGTGGAGGTGGACGGACGCATGTACGACGCCATGTCGAATCTGGGCTACAAGCCGACCGTCGACGGCCGGCGCCGTCTGTTGGAGACCAATATCTTCGGCTTCGAGGGCGACCTCTACGGTCGTCGGCTGCGGGTGGAGCTGCTGCGCTTCATCCGTCCGGAACGGCGGTTCGGTTCGGTGGAGGAGCTGTTCCGCCAGATCGGGGACGACCGCCGCGAGGTCTGCGGCGGAGGAGGAGAACCGCTTGATCCGCAATGA
- a CDS encoding phosphatidate cytidylyltransferase produces MKMKNLMVRTLSGLVLVAVFVGAVLGSQWSFGALLLLILVGGQTEFYKLARETGLSPQRWMGLAVGVLLFALNFIVFRQFSRSVTDEAGGAVLYLLLYIGLLLPTLFVCELFRRSATPLANLGATLLGVLYVAVPLSLLLYVPVLAGDGVWRPETVLCYIFIIWANDVFAYLVGMTFGRHRLCERLSPKKSWEGFFGGLAGAVATGLAAAYALDTNYWVWGGLALVASLSGVAGDLVESMFKREAGVKDSGQVIPGHGGVLDRFDALLLSAPYVFLYLLLVGRFV; encoded by the coding sequence ATGAAAATGAAGAACCTGATGGTGCGGACGCTCAGCGGTCTTGTGCTGGTCGCCGTCTTCGTCGGCGCTGTTTTGGGATCGCAATGGAGCTTCGGCGCGTTGCTGTTGCTGATTCTCGTGGGCGGTCAGACGGAGTTTTACAAATTGGCCCGCGAGACAGGGCTTTCGCCCCAGCGATGGATGGGACTGGCGGTCGGCGTGCTGCTGTTCGCATTGAATTTCATCGTTTTCCGGCAATTCAGCCGGTCGGTGACGGACGAGGCCGGCGGAGCCGTGCTGTACCTGTTGCTCTACATCGGGCTGTTGCTGCCGACGCTCTTCGTCTGCGAACTGTTCCGTCGCAGCGCCACGCCGCTGGCCAATCTGGGGGCGACGCTGCTGGGCGTGCTGTACGTCGCTGTGCCGCTGTCGCTGCTGCTCTACGTTCCGGTGCTCGCCGGCGACGGCGTGTGGCGTCCCGAAACGGTGCTGTGCTATATCTTCATCATCTGGGCCAACGACGTCTTCGCCTATTTGGTGGGGATGACCTTCGGGCGGCACCGCCTGTGCGAACGCCTTTCGCCCAAGAAGTCGTGGGAGGGATTCTTCGGCGGCCTCGCGGGCGCCGTGGCGACGGGACTCGCCGCCGCGTATGCGCTTGATACGAATTATTGGGTCTGGGGCGGCCTGGCGCTCGTCGCCTCGCTCTCTGGCGTAGCGGGCGATCTGGTGGAGTCGATGTTCAAGCGGGAGGCTGGGGTCAAGGATTCGGGGCAGGTGATCCCCGGTCACGGCGGTGTGCTGGACCGCTTCGACGCGCTGCTGCTTTCGGCGCCCTATGTCTTCCTTTACCTGCTGCTGGTCGGCAGGTTCGTATAA
- a CDS encoding glycosyltransferase family protein: MDAGSVESLFAGYPDVRLRLVSRSAHTSQVVTGFLMLARRRRIALTIEDAGHRREEYPHPHLVEAFVGGRRIAFDMLDGYNFDVVAAAAYIRGVDLYFKRSCSTFRNGVFPAEVRAKIRPLGFNYHVTCPENPINPVPVEIKSLRKRLIALLRPRPAEEGEYFTVEKFECGAGRRVAAKRLKILFLTRLWEGEQNRAINAMRIAIVRALGERYPRNFTGGVTDTPLARALCPELIVAEKYTDRARYLRLMRRSDICIGSTGLWDSIGWKTGEYVAAARAVVNERFVYEVPGGFREGVNYLGYASAEECVAQVDLLMRCPDAVQRMKEANAAYYREWLRPDALVGQALRQAEML, translated from the coding sequence ATGGACGCCGGTTCCGTTGAATCTCTCTTCGCCGGATACCCCGATGTCCGGTTGCGGCTCGTGTCGCGCAGTGCGCATACGAGCCAGGTCGTGACGGGGTTTCTGATGCTGGCACGCCGGCGTCGGATCGCACTGACGATCGAAGACGCCGGCCACCGGCGGGAGGAGTATCCACATCCGCATCTGGTCGAAGCGTTCGTCGGCGGCCGCCGGATCGCGTTCGACATGCTCGACGGCTACAATTTCGACGTCGTGGCCGCGGCGGCTTACATCCGCGGGGTAGACCTCTATTTCAAACGCAGCTGTTCGACGTTCCGCAACGGAGTCTTTCCGGCGGAGGTTCGCGCCAAGATCCGCCCGCTGGGCTTCAACTACCATGTGACCTGTCCGGAGAATCCGATCAATCCGGTTCCCGTCGAAATCAAATCGTTGCGGAAACGGCTGATCGCCCTGTTGCGTCCGCGTCCTGCGGAGGAGGGAGAGTATTTTACGGTGGAAAAGTTCGAATGCGGAGCGGGACGCAGGGTTGCGGCGAAGAGATTGAAGATCCTTTTTCTCACGCGGCTGTGGGAGGGCGAGCAGAACCGGGCGATCAATGCGATGCGAATCGCTATCGTGCGGGCGCTCGGTGAACGTTATCCCCGGAACTTTACGGGCGGGGTGACGGATACGCCCCTGGCACGAGCCCTTTGTCCCGAACTGATCGTCGCGGAGAAGTACACCGATCGCGCCCGTTACCTGCGCCTGATGCGCCGCAGCGACATCTGCATCGGCTCTACGGGTTTGTGGGACTCGATCGGCTGGAAGACGGGCGAATACGTGGCTGCGGCCCGTGCCGTCGTCAACGAACGTTTCGTCTACGAGGTGCCGGGCGGTTTCCGCGAGGGTGTGAACTACCTGGGTTATGCCTCGGCCGAGGAGTGCGTGGCGCAGGTCGATTTGCTGATGCGCTGTCCCGACGCCGTGCAGCGCATGAAGGAGGCCAATGCGGCCTATTACCGTGAGTGGCTGCGTCCCGACGCGTTGGTGGGGCAGGCTTTGCGGCAGGCCGAGATGCTCTGA
- a CDS encoding AI-2E family transporter: MLLTPPTLARYTVGLLIAVAVAFLMWYFRSIVVYILVSALLAIIFKPLVGRLARLRIRGWHLPRWAAALATLILIWVLFVVACTLFVPLVFDKLYQFATLDFGSVLRSVEEPIARMQEYLHDLFALPDERFSLTDSLIQWFKSIFDYDTINTAFSSIVSLTLSAVIAFFSISFITFFFLKDDELFLSMLKAPFPERVHGNIERAMSSVSQLLMRYFTGILSESCILMIVISVTMIFFGMRTQDAFFIGLIMGVMNVVPYAGPLIGGVMSVFMGVVTPIEGMTTGHTMFVIAGSLLIIKGFDDFVLQPTLYSERVKAHPLEIFIVILIAGSLAGIVGMLLAIPSYTVLRVFAKEFFSQFRLVQKLTEKI; this comes from the coding sequence ATGTTGCTTACGCCTCCCACACTCGCACGCTACACCGTCGGCCTGTTGATTGCCGTTGCGGTGGCGTTCCTGATGTGGTATTTCCGTTCGATCGTCGTCTATATTCTGGTGTCGGCGCTGCTGGCGATCATCTTCAAACCGCTGGTCGGCCGTCTGGCGCGGCTGCGGATACGGGGCTGGCACCTTCCCCGCTGGGCGGCGGCGCTGGCGACGCTGATCCTGATCTGGGTGCTCTTCGTCGTGGCGTGTACGCTCTTCGTCCCGCTGGTCTTCGACAAACTCTACCAGTTCGCTACGCTCGACTTCGGTTCGGTGCTCCGTTCCGTCGAGGAGCCGATCGCCCGTATGCAGGAGTATCTCCACGATCTGTTCGCCCTGCCCGACGAACGTTTTTCGCTGACCGATTCGCTGATCCAGTGGTTCAAGAGCATCTTCGATTACGATACGATCAATACGGCCTTTTCGTCGATCGTCAGTCTGACGCTCTCGGCCGTGATCGCCTTCTTTTCGATCTCGTTCATCACCTTTTTCTTCCTCAAAGACGACGAGTTATTCCTGTCGATGCTCAAAGCACCCTTTCCGGAGCGTGTACACGGCAATATCGAGCGGGCGATGTCCTCCGTCTCGCAGTTGCTGATGCGCTACTTTACAGGAATCCTGAGCGAAAGCTGCATCCTGATGATCGTGATTTCGGTCACGATGATCTTCTTCGGTATGCGGACGCAGGACGCCTTCTTCATCGGGCTCATCATGGGCGTGATGAACGTCGTGCCCTACGCCGGCCCGCTCATCGGCGGCGTGATGTCGGTCTTCATGGGCGTGGTGACGCCGATCGAGGGGATGACCACAGGGCACACGATGTTCGTTATCGCCGGATCGCTGCTCATCATCAAGGGGTTCGACGACTTCGTGCTGCAACCCACGCTCTATTCGGAACGGGTGAAGGCGCATCCGCTCGAAATATTCATCGTTATCCTGATCGCCGGATCGCTGGCGGGAATCGTGGGAATGCTGCTGGCGATCCCGTCGTACACCGTGCTGCGCGTCTTCGCCAAGGAGTTCTTCTCGCAGTTCCGGCTGGTACAGAAACTCACGGAGAAAATCTGA
- a CDS encoding GNAT family N-acetyltransferase produces MDGKIVIREYEPADKEAVMELLRLNTPRYFAPEEAADLDAYLERERELYYVLLHEERIVGCGGINFADGGTVGKISWDMVHPQYRGKSLGTRLLRHRIEKLEAMRSVRRITVRTSQLAFGFYEKRGFELKGIEKDYWAEGFDLYRMEYVRRE; encoded by the coding sequence ATGGACGGGAAGATTGTAATCAGGGAATACGAACCGGCCGACAAGGAGGCCGTGATGGAGCTGCTTCGGTTGAATACGCCCCGATATTTCGCGCCGGAGGAGGCGGCCGATTTGGACGCCTATCTGGAACGCGAGCGGGAACTCTATTATGTCCTGCTTCACGAGGAGAGGATCGTTGGTTGCGGCGGAATCAATTTTGCGGACGGCGGGACGGTCGGGAAAATCAGCTGGGACATGGTGCATCCGCAGTATCGGGGAAAATCGCTGGGAACGCGGTTGCTGCGGCATCGGATCGAAAAACTCGAAGCGATGCGCAGCGTCCGCCGAATCACCGTCAGAACGTCGCAGCTGGCCTTCGGGTTTTACGAAAAGCGGGGGTTCGAGCTCAAAGGGATCGAAAAGGACTATTGGGCCGAAGGATTCGACCTGTATCGCATGGAATATGTCCGTCGGGAATAA
- a CDS encoding chloride channel protein, producing MRLRDFRYERIFALFYRLTRRLSNRQIMMLLAMIVGLLAGLGTYVFEILLYAIKSCLVNWFPVGSAHFLLLIYPAIGIVLATLFVKYIVRDNISEGVTRVLYAMSRRDSRILPHNCWTSIVGGATTIGFGGSVGPEAPIVLTGAAIGSNVGRLARLNYRNTTLMLCCGAGAAIAAIFKAPITGVVFVLEILMLDITASSVIPLLIASITATTIAFVFRGFDPIIAVTLTAADAFELRQIPMFILLGVLCGGMSYYFTTVNSRIGAFYKRLPSQGRKWLYAGITLGVLLFVFPPLYGEGYEGFTSLMHGDTRSLFNTSLFYRFSDIDWVVILYVAAIMFFKVVAMSSTNAAGGVGGTFAPSLFVGAFSGAIVALLFNALFGWHLSIASFTLVGMAGVMSGVMKAPLTSIFLIAELSSGYGLFIPLMIVACISFAVDYYLDPDSIYTKQLRLSGDLLTHDKDQSVFVFLKLEELMETDFYRIRETFTLGDIVHVISHARRNIFPVIDDFGRLIGVVQLDDLREDMFKREKWGTPIGRYMIQPPDRILEHEQIQSVLPKFEENQTWMLPVVDKQNHYLGFISKSRILNAYREQLVKIQQ from the coding sequence ATGAGACTCAGGGATTTCCGATACGAGCGCATCTTCGCCCTCTTCTACCGCCTGACGCGCCGGTTGAGCAACCGCCAGATCATGATGCTGCTGGCCATGATCGTCGGACTGCTGGCCGGACTGGGCACCTATGTCTTCGAAATCCTGCTCTATGCGATCAAGAGCTGCCTGGTCAACTGGTTTCCCGTCGGGAGCGCACATTTCCTGCTGCTGATCTACCCTGCGATAGGCATCGTCCTGGCGACGCTCTTCGTCAAATACATCGTGCGCGACAACATCTCGGAAGGGGTCACGCGCGTGTTGTACGCCATGTCGCGCCGCGATTCGCGCATCCTGCCCCACAACTGCTGGACTTCGATCGTGGGCGGCGCCACCACGATCGGCTTCGGCGGTTCGGTCGGCCCCGAGGCGCCGATCGTACTGACGGGCGCCGCCATCGGCTCGAACGTGGGAAGACTCGCACGCCTCAACTACCGCAATACGACGCTGATGCTCTGCTGCGGCGCCGGGGCGGCGATCGCTGCGATCTTCAAGGCCCCGATCACGGGCGTGGTCTTCGTGCTGGAGATCCTGATGCTCGACATCACCGCCTCGTCGGTCATCCCGCTGCTCATCGCCTCGATCACGGCCACCACGATCGCCTTCGTCTTCCGCGGCTTCGATCCGATCATCGCCGTCACGCTCACGGCGGCCGACGCCTTCGAACTGCGGCAGATCCCGATGTTCATCCTGCTGGGCGTATTGTGCGGAGGGATGTCCTATTATTTCACCACGGTCAACTCACGCATCGGCGCCTTCTACAAACGACTTCCGTCGCAGGGCCGCAAATGGCTCTACGCCGGCATCACGCTGGGCGTCCTGCTCTTCGTCTTCCCGCCGCTCTACGGCGAGGGCTACGAGGGCTTCACCTCGCTCATGCACGGCGATACCCGATCGCTGTTCAACACCTCGCTCTTCTACCGTTTCAGCGACATCGACTGGGTGGTGATCCTCTACGTCGCCGCGATCATGTTCTTCAAGGTGGTGGCCATGTCCTCGACCAACGCCGCGGGCGGCGTGGGCGGAACCTTCGCGCCGTCGCTTTTCGTAGGCGCTTTTTCGGGCGCCATCGTGGCGCTGCTCTTCAACGCGCTGTTCGGCTGGCACCTCTCGATCGCCTCGTTCACGCTGGTGGGCATGGCGGGGGTCATGTCGGGCGTGATGAAGGCGCCGCTGACATCGATCTTCCTGATCGCCGAGCTGTCGAGCGGCTACGGGCTCTTCATCCCGCTGATGATCGTCGCCTGCATCTCGTTCGCCGTCGACTACTACCTCGACCCCGACTCGATCTACACCAAGCAGCTGCGCCTGAGCGGCGATCTGCTGACGCACGACAAGGACCAGTCGGTCTTCGTCTTCCTGAAACTCGAAGAGCTCATGGAGACCGACTTCTACCGCATCCGCGAAACCTTCACGCTGGGCGACATCGTCCACGTCATCTCCCATGCGCGGCGCAACATCTTCCCCGTGATCGACGATTTCGGCCGCCTAATCGGCGTCGTGCAGCTGGACGACCTGCGCGAAGACATGTTCAAGCGCGAGAAATGGGGTACGCCGATCGGCCGTTACATGATCCAGCCGCCCGACCGCATTCTCGAACACGAACAGATCCAGTCCGTGCTGCCCAAGTTCGAGGAGAACCAGACGTGGATGCTGCCCGTCGTCGACAAACAGAACCACTACCTGGGCTTCATCTCCAAGTCGCGTATCCTGAACGCCTACCGCGAGCAGCTGGTCAAGATACAGCAGTAA
- a CDS encoding hydrogen peroxide-inducible genes activator, translated as MTIIQLEYLLAVANCGSFSLAAEHCFVTQPSLSMQIKSLEEELGVVLLDRSKKPVIATEAGEVVLERARETLRAYDNIRESVAELKGEIAGRLRLGVIPTVAPYLLHKFLPGFVHDYPHVELEVKELMTRDIVDAMKHDRIDAALVAGGTCGDGIQEQELFDDRFFIYVSPDNPLYERSNVRIEDIDLRDLILLSDGNCMRDQVIELCQAKRGVPSHYYFESGSLDTLMRIVDCTQCVTIIPEMAVEYVPKEHRDRVKTLAKGATSRKIAIAVRRTFVKSSIIKALAESIRTYRK; from the coding sequence ATGACCATCATTCAATTGGAATACCTGCTGGCAGTAGCCAATTGCGGGAGTTTTTCGTTGGCCGCCGAACACTGTTTCGTGACGCAGCCGTCGCTGAGTATGCAGATCAAATCGCTCGAAGAGGAGCTGGGCGTCGTCCTGCTCGACCGTTCGAAGAAACCCGTGATCGCCACCGAGGCGGGCGAGGTGGTGCTGGAACGGGCCCGCGAGACGCTGCGGGCCTACGACAATATCCGCGAATCGGTCGCCGAGTTGAAGGGCGAAATAGCGGGGCGGCTGCGTCTGGGCGTCATCCCGACCGTCGCGCCCTACCTGCTGCACAAGTTCCTGCCGGGATTCGTGCACGACTATCCCCATGTGGAGTTGGAGGTCAAGGAGTTGATGACGCGCGACATCGTCGATGCGATGAAGCACGACCGCATCGACGCCGCGCTGGTGGCCGGCGGCACCTGCGGCGACGGAATTCAGGAGCAGGAGCTTTTCGACGACCGTTTCTTCATCTACGTTTCGCCCGACAACCCCCTCTACGAACGTTCGAACGTTCGCATCGAAGACATCGACCTGCGCGATCTGATCCTGCTCTCGGACGGCAACTGCATGCGCGACCAGGTCATCGAACTGTGTCAGGCCAAGCGGGGCGTGCCGTCGCACTACTATTTCGAGTCGGGTTCGCTCGATACGCTCATGCGTATCGTCGACTGCACGCAGTGCGTGACGATCATCCCCGAAATGGCCGTCGAATATGTGCCCAAGGAGCACCGCGACCGCGTCAAGACATTGGCCAAAGGCGCCACGTCGCGCAAGATCGCCATCGCCGTGCGGCGCACGTTCGTCAAATCTTCGATTATCAAGGCGCTCGCCGAATCGATCCGCACCTACCGCAAATAG
- the trpS gene encoding tryptophan--tRNA ligase, giving the protein MGKIILTGDRPTGKLHLGHYVGSLRRRVELQNSGEFEKIFIMIADAQALTDNADNPEKVRQNIIEVALDYLACGLDPERSTLFIQSQIPELCELAFYYMNLVTVARLQRNPTVKAEIQLRGFSENNAENDLQRQGIPVGFFTYPISQASDITAFRATTVPAGEDQEPMLEQTREIVHKFNAVYGPTLVEPEILLPQNAACMRLPGTDGKAKMSKSLGNCIYLSDSAEEVRKKVMGMYTDPDHLRVEDPGKVEGNTVFTYLDAFCRPEHFAAYLPDYPSLDELKAHYRRGGLGDVKVKKFLIAVLNETLDPIRERRRYYEERIEWVYDVLHKGSETAREEAARTLHDVREAMKINYFEDRDLIASQAALYREKLG; this is encoded by the coding sequence ATGGGAAAAATCATCCTGACCGGAGACCGGCCGACCGGCAAACTGCACCTCGGCCACTATGTAGGTTCGCTGCGCCGCCGCGTGGAGTTGCAGAACTCCGGAGAGTTCGAGAAGATCTTCATCATGATCGCCGACGCGCAGGCGCTCACCGACAACGCCGACAACCCCGAAAAGGTGCGCCAGAACATCATCGAGGTGGCGCTCGACTACCTGGCCTGCGGCCTCGACCCCGAACGGTCGACGCTCTTCATCCAGTCGCAGATCCCCGAACTGTGCGAACTGGCGTTCTACTACATGAACCTCGTCACCGTGGCCCGTCTGCAACGCAACCCGACCGTGAAGGCCGAAATCCAGTTGCGCGGCTTCTCGGAGAACAACGCGGAGAACGACCTGCAACGGCAGGGCATTCCCGTCGGGTTCTTCACCTACCCCATTTCGCAGGCGTCGGACATCACCGCTTTCCGCGCCACGACCGTCCCCGCCGGCGAGGATCAGGAGCCGATGCTCGAACAGACGCGCGAGATCGTCCACAAGTTCAACGCGGTCTACGGCCCCACGCTCGTCGAGCCGGAAATCCTGCTGCCCCAGAACGCCGCCTGCATGCGCCTGCCCGGCACCGACGGCAAGGCCAAGATGTCCAAGTCGCTGGGCAACTGCATCTACCTGAGCGATTCGGCCGAGGAGGTACGCAAGAAGGTGATGGGCATGTACACCGATCCCGACCACCTGCGCGTGGAGGACCCGGGCAAGGTCGAGGGCAACACTGTCTTCACCTACCTCGACGCCTTCTGCCGCCCCGAGCATTTCGCCGCCTACCTCCCCGACTACCCGTCGCTCGACGAGTTGAAGGCGCACTACCGCCGCGGCGGTCTGGGCGACGTGAAGGTCAAGAAATTTCTGATCGCCGTGCTCAACGAGACGCTCGACCCAATCCGCGAACGCCGCCGCTACTACGAGGAGCGCATCGAATGGGTCTACGACGTGCTGCACAAAGGTTCCGAGACTGCCCGCGAGGAGGCCGCACGGACGCTTCACGACGTGCGCGAAGCCATGAAGATCAACTACTTCGAGGACCGCGACCTGATCGCCTCGCAGGCGGCGCTCTACCGAGAGAAACTCGGATAA
- the rsfS gene encoding ribosome silencing factor, with protein MEKLIETIVGAIQDKKGKDIVSLDLSGFDGAICSHFVVCNADSTMQVAAIADGVEEAVEEKLGEKVWRVEGKQTGLWVAMDYMDVVVHIFTTELRSFYKLEELWADAPLKRYDYEE; from the coding sequence ATGGAAAAATTGATTGAGACGATAGTCGGTGCGATTCAGGATAAAAAAGGTAAGGATATTGTATCGTTGGACCTTTCGGGATTCGACGGCGCCATCTGTTCGCATTTCGTCGTTTGCAACGCCGATTCGACCATGCAGGTCGCGGCGATCGCCGACGGCGTGGAGGAGGCCGTCGAGGAGAAGCTCGGCGAAAAGGTATGGCGCGTCGAAGGCAAGCAGACGGGTCTGTGGGTGGCGATGGACTACATGGACGTCGTGGTACATATCTTCACGACCGAGTTGCGTTCCTTCTACAAATTGGAGGAGCTGTGGGCCGATGCGCCGCTCAAACGTTATGATTACGAGGAGTAA
- the ftsH gene encoding ATP-dependent zinc metalloprotease FtsH, whose protein sequence is MTAKKKKDGGQRNPIMPRPSYMWIYVLVAAFIIGYSLYGAENTEPVRSDWNTVEGMVRSGDVERIEVVNRDVAEVFLKKDAVEKYRTDSTQPQFKRLPDEGVQLVFNIGSVDAFREDLKAAEQQSGQSVPVRYENKENGWMNLLVNFLPWVLIIGVWFFIMRGMSRGGGAAGGGLMNVGKAKAQVYDKDAPKRVTFKDVAGLEEAKVEVMEIVDFLRKPEKYRDLGAKIPKGALLVGPPGTGKTLLAKAVAGEANVPFLSISGSDFVEMFVGVGASRVRDLFEQAKQKAPCIVFIDEIDAIGRARGKNAGFSGNDERENTLNQLLTEMDGFQTNSGVIVLAATNRVDILDKALMRAGRFDRQIDVGLPDVHERAEIFAVHMRNLKLDKEIDRDFLARQTPGFSGADIANVCNEAALIAARHDKKSIGRDDFMSAIDRIVGGLEKRNMPMTASERRATAIHEAGHATVMWSLAECDPVLKVTVVPRGKSLGATWSVPDEERVHVTNEALEEQLAGLLGGRIAEEVNYGTLGAGALSDLERATKTAYAMVAYYGMSKKIGPISYYDSTGTRDTFTKPFSEETARDIDCEVRRMLEDAYACARKIIEQKNDRINAMADLLLEKETIYAEDIERILGPSAQSAKRAAAAGTKPEEGAGGKAAADELTEA, encoded by the coding sequence ATGACAGCAAAGAAGAAAAAGGACGGCGGCCAGCGCAACCCGATCATGCCGCGTCCCTCCTATATGTGGATTTACGTGCTGGTGGCGGCCTTCATCATCGGCTATTCGCTTTACGGTGCGGAGAATACGGAGCCTGTCCGCAGCGACTGGAATACGGTCGAAGGGATGGTTCGCAGCGGCGACGTGGAGAGGATCGAGGTGGTGAACCGCGACGTGGCCGAGGTGTTCCTGAAAAAGGATGCGGTCGAGAAGTACCGTACCGATTCGACGCAGCCCCAGTTCAAACGGCTGCCCGACGAGGGGGTGCAGCTGGTATTCAACATCGGTTCGGTGGATGCCTTCCGCGAGGATTTGAAAGCCGCCGAGCAGCAGTCGGGACAGAGCGTTCCGGTGCGTTACGAGAACAAGGAGAACGGCTGGATGAACCTGCTCGTCAATTTTCTGCCGTGGGTGCTCATCATCGGCGTGTGGTTCTTCATCATGCGCGGCATGTCGCGCGGCGGAGGCGCTGCGGGCGGCGGGCTGATGAACGTCGGCAAGGCCAAGGCGCAGGTATACGACAAGGATGCGCCCAAGCGTGTGACGTTCAAGGACGTGGCCGGATTGGAGGAGGCCAAGGTCGAGGTAATGGAGATCGTCGATTTCCTGCGCAAGCCGGAAAAATACCGCGATCTGGGTGCCAAGATTCCGAAGGGGGCGCTGCTCGTCGGCCCTCCGGGAACGGGCAAGACGCTGCTGGCGAAGGCCGTGGCCGGCGAGGCCAACGTGCCGTTCCTTTCGATTTCGGGTTCGGACTTCGTGGAGATGTTCGTCGGCGTGGGTGCTTCGCGCGTGCGCGATCTGTTCGAGCAGGCCAAGCAGAAGGCGCCCTGCATCGTCTTCATCGACGAGATCGACGCGATCGGTCGCGCCCGCGGCAAGAACGCCGGATTTTCGGGCAATGACGAACGGGAGAACACGCTCAACCAGCTGCTTACCGAGATGGACGGCTTCCAGACCAATTCGGGCGTGATCGTGCTGGCGGCCACCAACCGCGTCGATATTCTGGACAAGGCGCTCATGCGTGCCGGCCGTTTCGACCGCCAGATCGACGTCGGCCTGCCCGACGTGCACGAACGGGCCGAGATTTTCGCCGTTCACATGCGTAACCTGAAACTGGACAAGGAGATCGACCGCGATTTTCTGGCGCGTCAGACGCCCGGTTTTTCGGGTGCCGACATCGCCAACGTCTGCAACGAAGCAGCGCTCATCGCCGCCCGGCACGACAAGAAGAGCATCGGGCGCGACGATTTCATGTCGGCGATCGACCGTATCGTCGGCGGACTCGAAAAACGGAACATGCCGATGACGGCCTCCGAACGTCGCGCCACGGCGATCCATGAGGCGGGTCACGCGACGGTGATGTGGTCGCTCGCGGAGTGCGATCCGGTGCTGAAAGTGACCGTCGTGCCGCGCGGCAAGAGTCTCGGTGCCACGTGGTCGGTGCCCGACGAGGAGCGGGTGCACGTCACCAACGAAGCGCTCGAAGAGCAGTTGGCGGGTCTGTTGGGCGGCCGGATCGCCGAGGAGGTCAACTACGGGACGCTCGGAGCGGGTGCATTGAGCGATCTGGAACGGGCGACGAAAACCGCCTACGCGATGGTGGCTTACTACGGTATGAGCAAGAAGATCGGCCCGATCAGCTACTACGATTCGACGGGTACGCGCGATACCTTCACCAAACCTTTCAGCGAGGAGACCGCCCGCGACATCGATTGCGAGGTGCGCCGCATGTTGGAGGATGCCTATGCCTGTGCACGGAAGATCATCGAGCAGAAGAACGACCGGATCAATGCGATGGCCGACCTGCTGCTCGAAAAGGAGACGATCTATGCCGAAGATATCGAACGGATTCTGGGTCCTTCGGCGCAGTCGGCCAAGCGTGCCGCCGCTGCCGGGACGAAACCGGAGGAGGGTGCCGGAGGCAAGGCCGCGGCCGATGAATTAACCGAAGCTTAA